The Candidatus Poribacteria bacterium region CACGCCTTTCCGAGTCGTGGGACGACTCGCCCGCGATGGCTACTTCTTCACCCACGCGTGCTGCGGGTCGTCGTACGGAATGAGCTTGCGTCGGTCGCCGGCGAGCATCCACAAGTAGTACAACTCGTACCCGGGAGCCGCCGCGACGGGGTGGTAGCCGTACGGGATGGAGACCGTGTCGTTCTGCTGGACGGTGTACGTGACGTCGAGGCGGCGACCGGCGTCGTAGATGCGCTGCACGCCGAAGCCCTGCGACGGGTTCATTCGGAAGAAGTAGACCTCTTCCATGTCGCTCTCGACGGGGGCATTGTCGTTGTCGTGACGATGCGGAGGAGAGCTCGACCAGTTGCCCGGCGGATTGTACGTTTCGCCGACGATGAGCCGTTGGGCCCCGACGTTGTCCGCGATGATGTCGGTCACCGTTCGCGTCCAGTTGCCGACACCGACGTGGCGTATGCCCACGTCGTTCGGGTGAACGACCGCCGGTTCCGTGTCCGTATCCGAGGGGGCGCTGCAGACGGCGATCTCCGTGTCGGACAGGGCGGTCACCGAGACATCGGTGCGCCTCGGCACGTATGCCGCCGAAGCATAGCCGTCGAACACGCTCGCGCGCGGTCCCAGCGCTTCCGACTTGCCCGCGATATCGATACGGCACTTGCCGCCGAGGAGGATAGCCCCAATCTCCTCATCGCCCGTGCGATGGTGGATCGACTCGCCGGATCGCAGGCTCAGGACTCCGAAGCTGAGGTAGCGGAGATCGTCGTCGCCGCGCTGGACGATCTGTGTGTATCCAGCAGACGGCGCGTAGGGATGGCACAGGTTCATGCAGTTCCTCTCTCCACCGCGACCGCTATGGTGACAAGTCGATCAGTTGTCGGGCGGCAGCGGCGTTGGGATCGAGCTCAAGGGCGGCTTGGGCGCTGGCACGGGCGGCTTCCCGTTCGCCCGCGTAATAGTAACACCATGCCTGGAGACCGAGAACGTCGGAGGCAGAAGTGTAGTCGTGGCGATAGAGCGACTTGGGATCGCCCTTCTGCGCCGACGCGAGCGCTCGGGCGGCGTCGGCATAGTCC contains the following coding sequences:
- the iolB gene encoding 5-deoxy-glucuronate isomerase codes for the protein MNLCHPYAPSAGYTQIVQRGDDDLRYLSFGVLSLRSGESIHHRTGDEEIGAILLGGKCRIDIAGKSEALGPRASVFDGYASAAYVPRRTDVSVTALSDTEIAVCSAPSDTDTEPAVVHPNDVGIRHVGVGNWTRTVTDIIADNVGAQRLIVGETYNPPGNWSSSPPHRHDNDNAPVESDMEEVYFFRMNPSQGFGVQRIYDAGRRLDVTYTVQQNDTVSIPYGYHPVAAAPGYELYYLWMLAGDRRKLIPYDDPQHAWVKK